In a genomic window of Temperatibacter marinus:
- a CDS encoding ChaN family lipoprotein encodes MKLLQSLALALTCITLPVGGVETNDHTISGQLGGFYDFKLIHTDGGKADPKEMSIANAAEKLKDYDVIFFGENHRHPGNHLAQALLFEALYRQNQNLTLSMEQFNRDKQPVVDAYLKGEIGEWTLRTKGEAWDNYLTSYRPLVEFAKENKLPVIAAEVPIPIVVCVGKEGLEILDTLPQPDRGWAAKTLNLQTGSAYFNKYMKFAMGSSTHGKPKHGKTSHGKMDQGEKSSSSAVVHTPRKPHSTGSSQANSKTPRKAKIGSKAKIGGKAKSAFTRVMNSYAGQVLRDDTMAESIALHLKENEGRQVMHLDGAFHSDDFMGTVERLKLRMPELKIAVIAPKQMKDKMSLTLNENDVKAGTFILMINSTPKGTLKPENEKAFVSSVIAKRKSNQCPYGKTD; translated from the coding sequence ATGAAACTATTACAATCATTGGCTCTTGCATTGACGTGTATAACGCTACCTGTAGGCGGAGTTGAGACAAATGACCACACCATTTCAGGGCAACTCGGGGGGTTTTATGACTTCAAACTCATTCATACGGACGGCGGCAAAGCAGATCCCAAAGAAATGTCCATAGCGAATGCAGCTGAAAAATTGAAGGACTATGATGTGATTTTCTTCGGAGAAAACCACAGACATCCAGGTAATCATCTAGCCCAAGCTCTGCTGTTCGAAGCCCTCTATCGTCAAAACCAAAATCTCACCCTCTCTATGGAACAGTTTAACCGTGACAAGCAGCCTGTTGTCGACGCTTACTTAAAGGGGGAAATTGGTGAATGGACTCTGAGAACAAAAGGAGAGGCTTGGGATAATTATTTAACCAGCTACAGGCCGTTGGTCGAATTCGCTAAAGAAAATAAATTACCGGTGATCGCTGCTGAAGTCCCAATTCCCATAGTTGTCTGTGTAGGCAAGGAAGGGCTTGAAATTCTTGATACACTCCCACAACCAGATCGCGGCTGGGCAGCTAAGACCCTTAACCTACAAACGGGGAGCGCTTATTTTAATAAATACATGAAATTCGCAATGGGCAGCAGCACCCACGGTAAACCCAAACACGGGAAGACGAGCCACGGAAAGATGGACCAAGGAGAAAAAAGCTCCAGTTCTGCAGTAGTTCATACACCACGAAAGCCTCATTCTACAGGATCATCACAGGCGAACTCCAAAACTCCCCGCAAGGCTAAAATAGGGAGCAAGGCTAAAATAGGTGGCAAGGCAAAATCTGCTTTTACTCGGGTAATGAATAGTTATGCAGGTCAAGTCTTAAGAGATGACACAATGGCAGAAAGTATTGCTCTGCACTTAAAAGAGAATGAGGGTAGACAAGTGATGCATCTGGATGGTGCCTTTCATTCTGATGACTTCATGGGCACGGTGGAACGGTTAAAACTTAGGATGCCTGAGCTTAAAATAGCAGTGATCGCCCCAAAGCAAATGAAAGATAAGATGTCTCTTACTCTAAACGAAAATGATGTAAAAGCTGGCACATTCATCCTCATGATCAACAGCACACCAAAAGGGACTTTAAAACCAGAGAATGAAAAAGCTTTTGTGAGCAGTGTCATAGCAAAAAGAAAGTCAAACCAGTGCCCTTATGGCAAGACAGACTAA